From a single Corynebacterium kroppenstedtii DSM 44385 genomic region:
- the corA gene encoding magnesium/cobalt transporter CorA — translation MPRNDDYPDTGELVRAVEHEAVMNASDWIINTTDATHSPEPSHHPVARCAVFVEGRKVDGPFTIASALDRVHQENQHDSSDPHTSHSEEDSTPRAFVWVSLVSPTMEHMEPIARLFHLHSLTVEDIVKARQRPKLEILGDYVFIVARTVHYDPSPVDSTNEFIETNELHIIRGKDFVLTIRHGDVPIPDNVRQRLERSPQLTSVGPASVAYAHLDWLVDDYLHIAEELEEKVDTMEDQVFIPDSPVHIEPIYMLKRENLEMRHALDPMTAVLKTLTVTKGTAGKSVRSLYGDILDHHTIAADRIISYDERLSTLLDSAVAKVSLQQNTDMRKISAWAAMAAVPTLIAGIYGMNFDNMPETHWAAGYFIVLIVMLSACVGLWLIFRRNKWL, via the coding sequence ATGCCTCGGAATGATGACTACCCCGACACCGGTGAGCTAGTTCGGGCTGTGGAACATGAAGCGGTCATGAACGCGTCGGACTGGATTATCAACACCACCGACGCCACCCATTCTCCCGAGCCCTCGCACCATCCCGTGGCGCGGTGCGCGGTTTTCGTTGAGGGACGCAAAGTCGATGGCCCCTTCACCATCGCGTCGGCCCTGGACCGTGTTCACCAGGAAAACCAGCACGATTCGTCCGATCCCCACACCTCACACTCCGAGGAGGACTCCACCCCGCGGGCGTTTGTCTGGGTGTCGCTGGTCTCTCCCACCATGGAGCACATGGAGCCCATTGCGCGACTGTTCCATCTCCATTCCTTGACGGTGGAGGACATCGTCAAGGCCCGCCAGCGCCCGAAGCTCGAGATCTTGGGTGATTATGTTTTCATCGTCGCGCGCACGGTTCATTACGACCCGTCCCCCGTCGATAGTACGAATGAGTTCATTGAGACCAATGAGCTACACATCATCCGAGGCAAGGATTTCGTCCTCACTATCCGACACGGCGACGTGCCCATTCCCGACAATGTTCGGCAACGGCTTGAGCGTTCGCCTCAGCTGACGTCGGTGGGGCCGGCGTCGGTGGCATATGCCCATTTGGACTGGCTTGTCGACGATTATCTCCACATCGCCGAGGAACTCGAAGAAAAGGTGGACACCATGGAAGACCAGGTGTTTATCCCGGATTCGCCGGTGCATATTGAGCCGATTTATATGCTCAAGCGGGAGAACCTTGAGATGCGGCACGCTCTCGACCCTATGACGGCGGTGCTCAAAACGTTGACGGTGACCAAAGGGACCGCGGGTAAGAGTGTTCGGTCGTTGTATGGGGACATCCTGGATCACCACACCATTGCGGCTGATCGGATTATTAGTTACGACGAACGCCTGTCGACGCTGCTCGATTCCGCCGTCGCCAAGGTGTCGCTGCAGCAGAATACGGATATGAGAAAGATATCGGCGTGGGCTGCGATGGCGGCGGTGCCGACGCTGATCGCCGGTATTTACGGCATGAACTTTGACAATATGCCAGAGACGCATTGGGCCGCCGGGTACTTCATTGTGCTCATTGTCATGTTGTC
- a CDS encoding multifunctional oxoglutarate decarboxylase/oxoglutarate dehydrogenase thiamine pyrophosphate-binding subunit/dihydrolipoyllysine-residue succinyltransferase subunit, giving the protein MYQQFTKDPESVDKEWREFFEKNGAPESSAGTEPSGAHKATNSNTAAKKSDTSSSASGEAKTIKGKRAEHQAAEKKPSQQNVAEKTADRTKSHIEEPSAHARNTNQASAPAAAKPARHDEPKVHKRAQVQRELRAKKEAPSQKRDHVDIPSSLPEAGSKKIRGPQKAIAKNMDISLEIPTATSVRDMPARLMFENRAMINEQLKRTRGGKISFTHIIGYALVKAVLAHPSMNNRYEVVDGKPTIVTPEHINLGLAIDMTNKDGSRNLVVASIPAAETLSFSEFVDAYQDIVVRARNGKLTMKDFQGVTISLTNPGGIGTRHSIPRLTKGQGTIVGVGSMDYPAEFQGASEDRLAELGVGKLVTITSTYDHRIIQGAESGEFLRELGRLLINDEFWDDIFKSLKIPYVPFRWEQDLPNIGVDKNTRVMQLIEAYRSRGHLIADTDPLQWHQPGLPIPDHRDLDFATHGLTLWDLDRRFHVGGFAGQEVMTLREVLSTLRSAYTLKVGYEYNHILDRDERLWLEERIEAGQPKPSRAEQKYILQKLNAAEAFENFLQTKYVGQKRFSLEGAESLIPLMDAAIDTAAAQGLDEVVIGMAHRGRLNVLANVVGKPFSQIFTEFEGNIDPASPGGSGDVKYHLGETGHFISMFNDGEVDVTLTANPSHLEAVNPVAEGIARAKQDILDRGNEGFSVMPILVHGDAAMTGLGIMQETVNLSQLRGYTVGGTVHIAVNNQIGFTTTPDSGRSSQYATDLAKAFGCPVFHVNGNDPEAVVWVAKLAVEYRRQFGKDVFIDLICYRRRGHNEADDPSMTQPEMYQIIDNKPTVRDIYTRSLVGRGDLSEDEVEIVKRDFREQLETVFNDVRAAEKGGKPAEQSGITSAQELPRGLDTSITEEEVAAIGDVFTNPPEGFHLHPRVAPLAKKRGEMSRNGKIDWGFGELLALGSLAREGKLVRLAGEDTRRGTFTQRHAVYIDAENSDEYNPLQKLAQDGDNGGRFLVYNSALTEFAGMGFEYGYSVGNPHAVVAWEAQFGDFANGAQTIIDEYVSSGEAKWGQQSSLILLLPHGYEGMGPDHSSMRIERYLQLCAEGSMTVAQPSTPANYFHLLRRHALGDLRRPLIVATPKSMLRNKMATSSVEDFTKVKRFHSVINDPNFVDADGNVIGDTSKVKKILLVSGKLYWDLEKRRQKDGRDDLAIIRLEMLHPVPFRRLKEAFDMYPNATEIRFCQDEPANQGPWPFLALHLPELVPDMLPMRRVSRRAQSSTATGVSKVHQIEEKQLIEEAFAD; this is encoded by the coding sequence ATGTACCAGCAGTTCACGAAGGACCCGGAGTCAGTGGATAAGGAATGGCGCGAGTTCTTTGAGAAAAATGGCGCCCCCGAATCGTCGGCTGGCACCGAACCCTCCGGAGCTCACAAAGCTACCAATAGCAATACTGCTGCAAAGAAATCTGATACATCTTCTTCCGCATCTGGCGAAGCAAAAACTATTAAGGGCAAGCGCGCTGAACACCAGGCCGCAGAGAAGAAGCCCTCTCAACAAAACGTGGCAGAGAAGACGGCTGACCGAACAAAGTCACACATTGAAGAGCCTTCTGCCCACGCCCGAAATACGAACCAAGCATCGGCACCTGCCGCGGCGAAGCCCGCCCGTCACGACGAACCGAAGGTTCATAAGCGCGCACAAGTGCAGCGCGAATTACGGGCCAAGAAAGAGGCACCTTCTCAGAAGCGTGACCACGTAGATATTCCTTCGTCCTTGCCTGAGGCTGGGTCGAAGAAGATCCGTGGCCCGCAGAAGGCCATTGCGAAGAATATGGACATCTCGCTGGAGATTCCGACGGCAACGTCGGTGCGCGATATGCCCGCGCGGCTCATGTTCGAAAACCGCGCCATGATTAATGAGCAGCTCAAGCGTACGCGTGGTGGGAAGATTTCCTTCACACACATTATTGGCTACGCGCTGGTCAAGGCCGTTTTAGCTCACCCGTCGATGAACAACCGCTACGAGGTTGTCGACGGCAAACCCACCATCGTCACGCCAGAGCACATCAACTTGGGCCTGGCCATCGACATGACAAATAAGGATGGCAGCCGCAACTTGGTTGTTGCCTCCATTCCAGCTGCAGAGACGCTCTCATTCTCCGAGTTTGTCGACGCCTACCAAGACATTGTTGTCCGTGCCCGCAATGGCAAGCTGACTATGAAAGATTTCCAAGGCGTCACCATTTCGTTGACGAACCCGGGTGGCATCGGTACTCGCCACTCGATTCCCCGGTTGACCAAGGGACAGGGAACGATCGTCGGCGTCGGATCCATGGATTACCCCGCGGAGTTCCAAGGCGCATCAGAAGACCGCCTCGCGGAATTAGGCGTCGGCAAGCTAGTTACTATTACGTCGACTTATGACCACCGAATCATTCAGGGTGCGGAGTCTGGAGAATTCCTCCGTGAGCTGGGCCGCCTCCTGATTAACGACGAATTCTGGGATGACATCTTCAAGTCTCTGAAGATCCCGTATGTCCCCTTCCGGTGGGAGCAGGATCTGCCCAACATTGGAGTGGATAAAAATACGCGCGTGATGCAGCTGATCGAAGCGTATCGGTCGCGCGGTCACTTGATCGCGGATACCGACCCGCTGCAGTGGCACCAGCCGGGGCTTCCCATCCCCGACCACCGCGATCTCGATTTCGCGACGCACGGGCTGACCTTGTGGGATCTTGACCGACGCTTCCATGTCGGTGGATTCGCTGGACAAGAAGTCATGACACTTCGCGAAGTGCTGAGCACCTTGCGGTCTGCCTACACCCTCAAAGTCGGCTACGAATACAACCACATTCTGGACCGCGACGAGCGCCTCTGGTTGGAAGAGCGCATCGAGGCCGGCCAACCCAAGCCGTCACGGGCTGAGCAAAAGTACATTCTGCAGAAGCTCAACGCTGCTGAGGCCTTTGAGAACTTCCTCCAGACGAAGTACGTCGGGCAGAAACGATTCTCCCTCGAAGGTGCGGAGTCACTCATTCCGTTGATGGATGCCGCCATTGACACCGCCGCTGCTCAGGGGCTCGACGAAGTTGTCATCGGTATGGCTCACCGCGGGCGTTTGAACGTCCTGGCGAATGTCGTCGGCAAGCCCTTCTCACAGATCTTCACCGAGTTTGAGGGCAATATCGACCCCGCCTCCCCCGGTGGTTCCGGTGACGTGAAGTACCACTTGGGTGAAACCGGCCACTTCATTTCCATGTTCAATGACGGCGAAGTGGATGTCACGCTCACGGCGAACCCGTCTCACCTGGAGGCCGTGAACCCCGTTGCTGAGGGCATTGCCCGAGCCAAGCAGGACATTCTGGACCGCGGCAATGAGGGCTTCTCTGTGATGCCCATCCTGGTCCACGGCGACGCCGCGATGACGGGCCTGGGCATCATGCAGGAAACCGTCAACCTGTCGCAGCTGCGCGGCTACACCGTCGGCGGTACTGTCCACATCGCGGTGAATAACCAGATCGGGTTCACGACGACCCCGGATTCGGGCCGCTCCAGCCAATACGCGACGGACCTGGCCAAGGCATTCGGGTGCCCCGTGTTCCACGTCAACGGGAATGATCCCGAAGCCGTGGTCTGGGTTGCCAAGTTGGCCGTCGAATACCGACGCCAGTTCGGTAAAGATGTGTTCATTGACCTCATCTGCTACCGACGCCGCGGCCACAACGAGGCTGACGATCCGTCAATGACGCAGCCCGAGATGTACCAGATCATCGATAACAAGCCGACCGTGCGTGACATTTACACCCGCAGCCTGGTCGGGCGTGGTGACCTCTCTGAGGACGAAGTCGAGATCGTTAAGCGCGACTTCCGCGAGCAGCTCGAAACCGTGTTTAACGACGTCCGCGCCGCAGAGAAGGGTGGCAAACCTGCTGAGCAATCGGGTATTACCTCAGCGCAGGAACTGCCTCGTGGGCTGGACACTTCGATTACGGAAGAAGAAGTTGCCGCTATCGGCGATGTCTTCACCAACCCGCCCGAAGGGTTCCACCTCCACCCGCGCGTCGCTCCCCTGGCGAAGAAGCGTGGCGAAATGTCCCGCAACGGCAAGATCGACTGGGGCTTCGGCGAGCTGCTCGCGCTCGGTTCGTTAGCGCGTGAGGGCAAACTCGTTCGCCTGGCCGGTGAGGACACCCGCCGCGGTACGTTCACCCAGCGCCACGCGGTCTACATCGACGCGGAAAACTCCGATGAGTACAACCCGCTGCAGAAGCTGGCGCAGGACGGCGACAACGGTGGCCGCTTCCTCGTTTACAACTCCGCCCTGACTGAGTTCGCGGGCATGGGATTTGAATACGGCTATTCCGTCGGCAATCCCCATGCCGTCGTCGCGTGGGAAGCACAGTTCGGTGACTTCGCCAACGGTGCGCAGACCATTATCGACGAGTATGTGTCGTCGGGTGAGGCCAAGTGGGGCCAGCAATCGAGCTTGATCCTCCTGCTGCCGCACGGCTATGAGGGCATGGGCCCAGACCACTCCTCCATGCGTATCGAGCGCTACCTGCAACTGTGCGCCGAGGGTTCGATGACTGTGGCTCAGCCGTCCACACCGGCGAACTACTTCCACCTTCTCCGGCGTCATGCTTTGGGTGATCTTCGCCGTCCGCTGATCGTGGCGACACCGAAGTCAATGTTGCGCAACAAGATGGCGACCTCCTCGGTGGAGGACTTCACCAAGGTCAAGCGCTTCCACTCGGTGATTAATGACCCGAACTTCGTCGATGCCGACGGCAACGTCATCGGTGATACGTCGAAGGTGAAGAAGATCCTGCTGGTGTCCGGCAAGTTGTACTGGGATCTAGAGAAGCGGCGTCAGAAGGATGGCCGTGATGATCTGGCCATTATCCGTCTGGAAATGCTGCACCCGGTACCGTTCCGTCGCTTGAAGGAAGCGTTCGACATGTACCCGAACGCCACCGAGATTCGGTTCTGCCAGGATGAGCCTGCTAACCAGGGGCCGTGGCCATTCCTCGCGCTGCATCTGCCGGAGCTTGTGCCCGACATGCTCCCCATGCGGCGTGTGTCCCGACGGGCTCAGTCCTCGACGGCGACCGGTGTATCGAAGGTTCACCAGATCGAGGAGAAGCAGCTGATCGAAGAAGCTTTCGCGGACTAA
- a CDS encoding ABC transporter ATP-binding protein, whose product METRNTTTTNTKDTSTGAAASEKTDAEAPRKHDLRGLFRVCMIHPYYTWGAMAATLAVTIAEILIPLVTARAVDTATEQARPTALWSWITSSTGWTPLTGVIVVMVVIALLRYAFQFSRRYLAGQMSQWAQHELRIRVLGSLVRLGGKDQDDIRTGQVVSRSISDLNMVQGLLAMFPLAAGSVVKFAIILVVMFTLSWQMSLAAVIVTPILVIVGLWSKRSIFASTWTAQQQAANVATHVEQTVTGVRVVKGFAQEEHEITTLDKLGRTLYALQMRAAHQQAKFLPTLAELPNLALVANVAIGGWLALNGHITIGIFLAFSTYLTTLTGICRMLSNMAISMQMALSSVSRVFDVVDLEADSDPSSPSRIPDGPLGISFDNVSFSQPQTDAETQTSIDGERLDSRPANSADASKPAGERILNHFSLDIAPGETMVLVGPPGAGKSMLVQLAEGFYPASEGTIRLTTSGRPSPAHDGTHKGTGDDSDVGAAVGTHESRVGQSGSDHESVDITDIRKCDLRHAVSAVFDEPFLYSRSVRENIALANPRATDEDIISAAKDASAHDFIMELEDGYDTVAGERGLTLSGGQRQRIALARALVSGARVLILDDATSAIDATTEAAIIAALKARKGSVTLLLIAHRHSTLALADHIALVEAGTVTAYGTLDELQESSPHFSELMALPRHDADASVVPFDDGNEPDLATLWPADQDMDEPGAAATAGDDLSASGAALAGSGLGAGLGQGSSAAGMPATPEVLAMVEKLSPATEQPKIDAESFRNDSTPFSLRGLLGTVKWLLVAVIATLCVLVTADVVFPILVRHAIDAGVGNKDTGALVTATVLGLIIVVAAWIASTINTILTSRAGERLLYGLRLRSFAHVQRLGLDYFETTQSGRIMTRMTTDIDSLSKFLQEGLAQAIVSGATLIGVSIMLLVTAPRLALVALTSLPIVIVATVIFRRISSRLYSEARGQISTVNADFQELVNGIRTSQVYNQQDSDVERFTDSALEYRRLRMQAQTVVSIYFPGINALSELASAAVVGVGAVMVLNGTVTAGVLVAFMIYMNLLFAPIQQLSQVFDMYQQAEVGLRRISDLLSQSTSVPDSGRETHVPEGSLSLDDVTFAYSNGVDVLHEVSETIDEGSTVAVVGATGAGKSTIVKLLARFYDPTAGAVRAVDTDIRDVTLAAWRGSLGFVPQESHLFAGTIASNIAYGKPEATPNEVIHAARCIGALRAIAAIPGGFLAPVGEDGRGLSSGQRQLIALARAELVKPQLMLLDEATSTLDPATEKTILSASTRLMSNRTSVIVAHRLATAAQADRILVMDGGRIVETGNHDELLARHGIYADLWKHSVSGGSDT is encoded by the coding sequence TTGGAAACAAGGAACACGACAACGACGAACACCAAGGATACCTCCACTGGCGCCGCCGCCAGTGAGAAGACTGATGCCGAAGCCCCACGGAAGCATGATCTACGTGGACTTTTCCGCGTATGCATGATTCACCCGTACTACACATGGGGAGCGATGGCGGCCACATTGGCCGTCACCATCGCAGAAATCTTGATTCCGCTTGTCACCGCGCGGGCCGTCGACACAGCGACGGAGCAAGCGCGCCCGACCGCCTTGTGGTCGTGGATAACTTCCTCGACCGGGTGGACGCCGCTCACCGGCGTGATCGTCGTCATGGTGGTCATTGCGCTCTTGAGATACGCGTTCCAATTCTCGCGACGCTACCTAGCAGGGCAGATGAGCCAGTGGGCGCAGCATGAGCTCAGGATTCGTGTCCTTGGCAGCCTTGTTCGCCTGGGCGGTAAGGATCAGGACGACATCCGCACAGGGCAAGTTGTTTCCCGTTCTATCTCCGACCTCAACATGGTCCAGGGGCTCCTCGCGATGTTTCCGCTCGCCGCAGGAAGCGTCGTCAAGTTCGCCATCATTCTTGTGGTCATGTTCACACTGTCGTGGCAGATGTCGCTAGCTGCGGTGATCGTGACGCCAATCCTGGTCATCGTCGGTTTATGGAGTAAGCGCTCGATTTTCGCGTCGACCTGGACGGCTCAGCAGCAGGCCGCGAATGTTGCTACCCATGTTGAGCAAACCGTGACGGGTGTGCGGGTGGTTAAGGGATTCGCACAAGAGGAGCACGAGATCACCACTCTGGACAAACTGGGCCGGACGCTCTACGCGCTGCAGATGCGCGCTGCTCATCAACAGGCGAAATTCTTGCCGACGCTTGCTGAGCTGCCGAACCTCGCGTTGGTGGCCAATGTGGCGATCGGTGGTTGGCTGGCGTTGAACGGGCACATCACCATTGGTATTTTCCTTGCGTTTTCGACGTATTTGACGACGCTGACCGGCATTTGCCGCATGTTGTCCAATATGGCGATCTCCATGCAGATGGCCTTGTCGTCCGTGTCCCGCGTCTTCGATGTTGTCGACCTGGAAGCGGATTCCGATCCCTCTTCTCCCTCGCGCATTCCCGACGGTCCGCTGGGGATTTCCTTCGACAACGTGTCCTTCTCCCAGCCGCAGACGGACGCTGAGACTCAAACGAGCATTGATGGTGAGCGGTTGGACAGTAGGCCGGCGAACTCGGCGGACGCGTCAAAGCCTGCGGGTGAGCGTATTCTCAACCACTTTTCCCTGGACATTGCCCCTGGCGAAACCATGGTGCTGGTAGGCCCACCCGGCGCGGGTAAAAGCATGCTCGTCCAACTCGCGGAGGGGTTTTATCCGGCCTCAGAGGGGACAATTCGATTAACAACCTCGGGGCGTCCCTCCCCTGCACACGACGGCACCCACAAAGGCACTGGCGACGATAGTGACGTCGGCGCTGCCGTCGGCACGCACGAATCCCGCGTCGGCCAATCTGGATCCGACCATGAGTCTGTTGATATCACGGATATCCGAAAATGCGATCTGCGGCACGCGGTCTCCGCTGTCTTCGATGAGCCCTTCCTCTATTCGCGGTCTGTGCGAGAGAACATTGCGCTGGCGAACCCGCGGGCGACGGATGAGGACATCATCTCCGCAGCTAAGGATGCCAGCGCCCATGACTTCATTATGGAGCTGGAGGACGGCTATGACACCGTCGCTGGGGAACGCGGCCTGACGCTATCGGGTGGTCAGCGACAGCGGATCGCATTAGCGCGGGCCCTGGTTTCTGGTGCGCGCGTGCTGATTTTGGACGACGCGACGTCGGCTATCGACGCCACGACCGAAGCAGCCATTATCGCGGCGTTGAAGGCGCGGAAAGGGTCCGTCACGCTGCTCCTTATCGCGCACCGCCATTCCACTCTTGCGCTGGCCGACCACATCGCACTCGTCGAGGCCGGCACTGTTACCGCGTACGGAACCCTGGACGAACTCCAGGAGTCAAGCCCCCACTTTTCCGAGCTCATGGCCTTGCCCCGCCACGACGCCGACGCATCCGTCGTCCCCTTCGACGACGGGAACGAACCGGACTTGGCGACGCTGTGGCCCGCGGATCAGGACATGGATGAGCCCGGCGCGGCAGCCACCGCGGGAGACGACCTGTCTGCGTCCGGAGCCGCACTGGCAGGCAGTGGCCTAGGCGCTGGCCTGGGCCAAGGAAGCTCAGCCGCCGGAATGCCCGCCACTCCTGAGGTGCTGGCGATGGTCGAGAAACTCTCCCCAGCTACCGAACAACCCAAGATTGACGCGGAATCGTTCCGCAACGACTCCACACCGTTCAGTTTGCGCGGGTTACTTGGCACGGTGAAATGGCTACTCGTCGCGGTCATTGCCACGTTATGTGTCTTGGTCACTGCCGACGTCGTCTTCCCCATCCTCGTCCGTCACGCCATTGACGCCGGCGTCGGCAATAAAGATACGGGCGCGCTGGTCACCGCAACCGTGTTGGGGCTGATCATCGTGGTAGCAGCATGGATTGCCAGCACGATCAACACCATTTTGACCTCGCGGGCGGGTGAACGGCTGCTCTATGGGCTCCGTTTACGGTCCTTCGCTCACGTTCAGCGCCTCGGGCTCGATTACTTCGAGACGACTCAGTCCGGCCGGATTATGACCCGCATGACGACGGATATCGACTCCTTGTCGAAGTTCCTCCAAGAGGGTTTGGCCCAGGCCATCGTGTCGGGGGCGACCTTGATCGGTGTCAGCATCATGTTGCTGGTGACTGCGCCTCGCCTGGCGCTGGTGGCATTGACGTCGTTACCCATTGTGATTGTGGCCACGGTGATCTTCCGACGGATTTCGTCGCGCTTGTATTCCGAGGCTCGCGGCCAAATTTCAACGGTGAATGCGGATTTCCAGGAACTGGTTAATGGCATCCGCACCTCGCAGGTGTACAACCAGCAGGACTCCGATGTTGAGCGCTTCACGGATAGTGCGCTGGAATATCGACGGCTCCGCATGCAGGCGCAAACGGTGGTCTCCATTTATTTCCCAGGCATTAATGCGCTCTCCGAATTGGCTTCCGCCGCTGTCGTGGGAGTGGGTGCAGTCATGGTGCTCAATGGCACGGTGACAGCTGGTGTGCTTGTGGCGTTCATGATCTACATGAACCTCCTCTTCGCGCCCATCCAGCAGCTATCTCAGGTTTTCGACATGTATCAGCAGGCCGAGGTCGGGTTGCGACGCATTAGTGACTTGTTGTCGCAATCGACGTCGGTCCCCGACTCTGGGCGCGAGACGCATGTTCCGGAGGGCTCGTTGTCCTTAGACGACGTCACCTTCGCGTATTCGAACGGTGTGGACGTCCTTCACGAGGTGTCAGAGACTATCGACGAGGGCTCCACTGTGGCAGTCGTCGGCGCGACGGGCGCGGGTAAATCAACGATTGTGAAGCTCTTGGCTCGTTTTTATGATCCGACAGCTGGCGCGGTGCGGGCGGTGGATACGGATATCCGCGACGTCACCCTGGCGGCGTGGCGTGGGTCGCTCGGATTCGTCCCGCAGGAATCACACCTTTTTGCGGGGACTATCGCGTCTAATATCGCCTATGGCAAACCTGAAGCAACGCCGAATGAGGTCATTCATGCCGCGCGCTGTATCGGCGCCCTCCGCGCCATCGCCGCCATCCCCGGAGGCTTCCTTGCGCCGGTGGGTGAAGATGGGCGCGGCTTATCCTCTGGCCAGCGTCAGCTCATCGCGCTCGCGCGCGCAGAACTGGTAAAACCGCAGCTCATGCTCCTTGACGAGGCGACGTCGACACTTGATCCGGCCACGGAAAAAACGATCCTTTCGGCCAGCACGCGGTTGATGTCGAATCGAACGAGCGTGATTGTGGCTCACCGTTTGGCTACCGCGGCTCAAGCTGATCGAATCCTCGTGATGGATGGGGGGCGGATCGTCGAGACGGGGAATCACGATGAACTTCTCGCCCGCCACGGAATCTACGCTGACCTGTGGAAACACTCTGTCTCCGGAGGAAGCGACACCTAG
- a CDS encoding glycine--tRNA ligase encodes MAASVIDTVVNLCKRRGLVYPSGEIYGGTRSAWDYGPLGVELKENIKKQWWRTFVQSRGDMVGLDSSIILPREVWVSSGHVKTFTDPLVESLHTHKRYRADHLIEAYEAKHGHPPANGLADVPDPETGQPGEWTEPQMFSGLMKTYLGPVDNEEGLHYLRPETAQGIFVNFKNVQTTSRKKPPFGIGQLGKAFRNEITPGNFIFRTREFEQMEIEYFVPPADAPQHFDRWVEDCWNWFVDLGIDPDHLRKFDVPEDERAHYSDRTIDLEYQFGFAGSGWGELMGIANRTDFDLQSHIKGSGEDLSFFAQPTGERYVPYVIEPSFGLTRSLMAFLIDAYHEDEAPNAKGGVDKRTVLRLDRRLAPVKVAVLPLSKKDTLTPTAEKVAQDLRGLWNVDYDISGAIGRRYRRQDEIGTPFCVTVDFDTLDDHAVTVRERDTMEQERVSIDKLQGYLAERLAGC; translated from the coding sequence GTGGCTGCATCGGTAATTGACACTGTGGTGAACCTGTGTAAACGCAGGGGCTTGGTGTATCCGAGTGGTGAAATCTACGGGGGAACTCGGTCGGCGTGGGATTACGGTCCGCTCGGCGTTGAACTGAAGGAAAACATCAAGAAGCAGTGGTGGCGGACATTCGTTCAGTCCCGCGGTGACATGGTGGGCCTGGATTCGTCCATTATTCTTCCGCGTGAAGTCTGGGTGTCTTCGGGCCACGTGAAGACGTTCACTGATCCGCTGGTGGAGTCCTTGCACACGCACAAGCGGTACCGGGCTGACCACCTCATCGAGGCATACGAGGCCAAACACGGTCACCCGCCGGCTAATGGTCTTGCGGATGTTCCCGATCCAGAGACCGGGCAGCCGGGAGAGTGGACTGAGCCGCAGATGTTCTCCGGCTTGATGAAGACCTACCTTGGTCCCGTCGACAATGAAGAGGGACTGCATTACCTTCGCCCGGAGACGGCCCAGGGCATTTTCGTGAACTTCAAGAATGTTCAGACGACGTCCCGCAAGAAGCCGCCGTTCGGTATTGGTCAGCTGGGCAAGGCGTTCCGCAACGAGATCACGCCGGGGAACTTCATTTTCCGGACCCGTGAGTTTGAGCAGATGGAGATCGAGTATTTCGTTCCGCCTGCTGATGCCCCACAGCACTTTGACCGCTGGGTTGAGGATTGCTGGAACTGGTTTGTTGACCTGGGCATTGATCCCGATCATTTGCGGAAGTTCGATGTTCCAGAGGATGAGCGCGCTCACTACTCCGATCGGACGATTGACTTGGAGTACCAGTTCGGTTTCGCTGGCTCGGGCTGGGGCGAGCTCATGGGTATTGCGAACCGCACCGACTTTGACCTGCAGAGCCACATTAAGGGCTCGGGCGAGGACCTCAGCTTCTTTGCTCAGCCCACCGGCGAGCGCTATGTCCCGTACGTCATCGAGCCGTCGTTTGGTCTGACGCGCTCGTTGATGGCTTTTCTTATCGACGCTTACCACGAGGATGAAGCTCCCAACGCCAAGGGTGGCGTAGACAAGCGCACGGTGTTGCGTCTGGATCGTCGCCTGGCTCCGGTGAAAGTGGCGGTGTTGCCGCTGTCGAAGAAGGACACGTTGACGCCGACGGCGGAGAAAGTGGCGCAGGACCTGCGCGGTTTGTGGAACGTCGACTATGACATTTCGGGTGCGATTGGCCGGCGTTACCGCCGCCAAGATGAGATCGGTACGCCGTTCTGTGTGACCGTCGATTTCGACACGCTGGATGATCACGCGGTGACTGTCCGCGAGCGCGACACGATGGAGCAGGAGCGCGTCAGCATTGACAAGTTGCAGGGTTACCTGGCTGAGCGGTTGGCAGGGTGCTAA